From Alosa sapidissima isolate fAloSap1 chromosome 7, fAloSap1.pri, whole genome shotgun sequence, the proteins below share one genomic window:
- the arhgap4a gene encoding rho GTPase-activating protein 4a isoform X1, which translates to MVRFEFEPVSGTMASHVKLKRDKVGAQDYDAQIKEVRSQLVEQLRVFDQQLEQKTQVLQDLSDYLRRRGEIEAEYARSLDKLAERFSSRIKRKEQSGQSVLQCWLVLLGQTRQESRDHGVISEICSTSLPQNLSLCLEHTQRLAKRTREACSTVQEELLKVTTEMQTTLKTYHQYHTEFLSAEGKLKEAEKLEEKPKGTARKVEKLIEKRQGKVQEIQFKCTKARNEYLLNLAAANSSMNKYYLQDISNLIDTSDVGYHSWVSRVLRGFMSGQTRVQQSLGGQLQQLSDVVATLDQVKDRDTLLQAHDSTFCLPLSFKYLPHEGDPVCEVSADCDMQDELETRWRQLESRLDSFTKDTEGISETLQEARSIMLTFIGDEDLGAVQDHAASQSQEPSLAKRRASLQETEGAYFTKVKEQLHFTSMISKLQAKHDLLQVALQKAKANGGNDASMRTRRSLRHQRSNRRSHSGAQVNQKLFTGNLLSFIQASKQDIPIVVKSCIRFINLNGLHHEGIFRVPGLQLEINSLRDAFENGDDPLADGVSDIDSVAGVLKLYFRTLEQPLFPEESFSQLMECGLIENESEKCAQIKAVISSYPKPVIVVMRYLFAFLNHVSQYSDENMMQPYNLAVCFGPSLIRGPEAGDASALQRINALVKSVVAQHESIFPGPAELPGLAYEKCMTLEQDDCEQNVDEAEGDLDSPSVREDLEAVALFDYTARSSTELSFRKGEQLLLHSKPSDEWWRGEASGTKGLIPHKYINITSSLEATKRTSDKRNSTGDLDEVDQSPRLKACRERAGSLGVSGAHGKASLSLPKAHIIRPAKSPDVIRKHLQAHGRKSTGGELGQPDNMVIKVDKEVCQQMNNVFHELLSRHPLIDPPISNSSSSGSMAPPSSPSQSPSQTPQKRTGFGRKGRDQQNR; encoded by the exons ATGGTGAGGTTTG AGTTCGAGCCCGTCAGTGGAACGATGGCATCACATGTGAAACTGAAGAGAGACAAAGTGGGCGCACAGGACTACGACGCCCAAATCAAAG aggtgCGATCTCAGCTGGTGGAGCAGCTGAGGGTGTTTGACCAGCAGCTGGAGCAGAAGACACAGGTGCTACAGGACCTGAGTGACTACCTGCGCAGGCGGGGGGAGATCGAGGCCGAGTATGCTCGCTCCCTGGACAAGCTGGCTGAGCGCTTCAGCTCCAGAATAAAGAG GAAGGAGCAGAGCGGTCAGTCTGTGCTGCAGTGCTGGCTGGTGCTCCTTGGTCAGACCCGGCAGGAGAGCCGCGACCACGGCGTCATCAGCGAGATTTGCAGCACCAGCCTGCCCCAGAACCTGTCCCTGTGTCTGGAGCACACACAGCGCTTAGCCAAACgg ACTAGAGAGGCCTGCAGCACGGTGCAAGAGGAGCTCCTCAAGGTCACCACAGAGATGCAGACC ACGCTGAAGACCTACCACCAGTACCACACGGAGTTTCTGTCTGCAGAGGGGAAACTGAAGGAGGCAGAGAAGCTGGAGGAGAAACCGAAGGGGACGGCCAGAAAAGTGGAGAAGCTGATCGAGAAA agaCAGGGGAAAGTTCAGGAAATACAGTTCAAGTGCACTAAAGCCCGCAATGAATACCTGCTGAATCTAGCTGCTGCCAACTCGTCAATGAACAAGTATTACCTCCAGGACATCTCTAACCTCATCGAT actAGCGATGTGGGTTACCACTCGTGGGTCTCCCGGGTGCTGCGGGGCTTCATGTCAGGCCAGACCCGCGTGCAGCAGAGCCTGGGgggccagctgcagcagctgaGCGACGTCGTGGCCACCCTGGACCAGGTCAAGGACCGGGACACGCTGCTGCAGGCCCACGACAGCACCTTCTGCCTGCCCCTCAGCTTTAAGTACTTGCCCCACGAGGGAGACCCG GTGTGTGAGGTCAGTGCAGATTGTGACATGCAGGATGAGCTGGAAACTCGTTGGAGACAGCTGGAGTCCAGACTTGACAGTTTCACCAAGGACACAGAAGGG ATCAGTGAGACACTACAGGAAGCTCGCTCTATCATGCTCACCTTTATTGGTGATGAGGACTTGGGTGCTGTCCAGGACCACGCGGCTAGCCAGAGCCAGGAGCCCAGCTTAGCCAAGCGCAGAGCCAGTCTGCAGGAAACCGAGGGGGCCTACTTCACA AAAGTGAAGGAACAACTCCACTTCACCTCCATGATATCCAAACTCCAAGCCAAGCATGACCTTCTACAGGTGGCCCTACAGAAAG CCAAGGCTAATGGTGGGAACGATGCCAG CATGCGCACTAGAAGGTCTCTGAGACACCAGCGAAGCAATCGGAGGAGTCATTCAGGAGCCCAAGTTAACCAGAAGCTCTTCACTGGAAACCTGCTCTCTTTCATCCAG GCTTCCAAGCAGGACATCCCTATTGTGGTGAAGAGCTGCATTCGTTTCATCAACCTGAACG GTTTGCATCATGAGGGGATATTCCGTGTGCCTGGGCTGCAGCTGGAGATCAACTCGTTGAGAGATGCCTTTGAGAATG gtgatgacCCGCTGGCAGATGGCGTGTCAGACATTGACTCTGTGGCCGGCGTGTTGAAGCTGTACTTCAGAACTTTGGAGCAGCCACTGTTCCCTGAGGAGAGCTTTAGCCAGCTGATGGAGTGTGGCT TAATTGAGAATGAGTCTGAGAAATGTGCGCAGATCAAGGCTGTCATATCTTCCTACCCCAAGCCTGTCATCGTCGTCATGAGATACCTCTTCGCATTCCTCAATCA CGTGTCGCAGTACAGCGACGAGAACATGATGCAGCCCTACAACCTGGCCGTGTGCTTCGGGCCCAGCCTGATCCGCGGCCCCGAGGCCGGCGACGCCTCGGCCCTGCAGCGGATCAACGCGCTGGTCAAGAGCGTCGTCGCTCAGCACGAGAGCATCTTCCCCGGGCCGGCCGAGCTACCGGGCCTGGCCTACGAGAAGTGCATGACCCTGGAGCAGGACGACTG TGAACAAAATGTTGACGAGGCAGAAGGGGATCTAGACAGCCCTTCAGTGAGAGAAG acCTGGAGGCAGTTGCACTTTTCGACTACACTGCCCGTTCATCCACTGAGCTGTCCTTCAGGAAGGGAGAGCAGCTCCTCCTCCACAGCAAGCCCTCAGACGAGTGGTGGCGGGGAGAGGCCAGTGGCACCAAGGGGCTCATACCACACAAGTACATCAACATCACAAG CAGTCTCGAGGCTACTAAAAGAACATCTGATAAGAGGAACAGCACTGGAGATCTTGACGAGGTGGACCAAAGCCCACG ACTCAAGGCCTGCCGTGAGAGGGCCGGGTCACTCGGGGTCAGCGGCGCCCACGGAAAGGCCTCCCTGTCCCTGCCAAAGGCCCACATCATCCGGCCAGCGAAATCCCCAGATGTCATTCGGAAGCATTTACA AGCACACGGCAGGAAGTCCACTGGAGGAGAGCTGGGGCAGCCAGACAACATGGTCATTAAGGTGGACAAA gaggtgtGTCAGCAGATGAACAATGTCTTCCACGAGCTCCTCTCCCGGCACCCCCTCATCGATCCCCCCATCTCCAATTCCTCTTCATCCGGATCTAtggctcccccctcctctccctcccagtCTCCGTCTCAGACCCCTCAGAAGAGGACAGGCTTCGGCCGGAAAGGGAGAGATCAGCAGAACAGATAG
- the avpr2aa gene encoding vasopressin V2 receptor: MEAVSGVAAWDGLAQSSAASVAAVAAAASGWVNLTSALSPGPAAGPNGTHGGGGSYFWLFPENATGSPLGTPAPARQRDPALARAEIGVLGLVLALTTLGNSFVLWVLLRRRKQNAPMHVFMVNLCLADLVVAFCQVLPQLVWDITERFQGPDTLCRLVKYLQIVGMFASSYMIVAMTVDRHYAICCPLQAYRGGAVSRCNTPVVVAWALALLFSIPQVFIFSKSELAPGDFECWAHFIEPWGLKAYVTWMTLAVFVFPAFIITVCQVRIFREIHDNIYLKSERVVTADLKKNVVFFGLQTVKTEDDRMRGRAGHRPRERRGGGGGGGGYPLQKSENNHPCHPNCNDYPMENTLDCYDCPCSNSQYGQCPSDVTLQPCSHGNNSAPDVLPTNQNHSSSTGPVSHSVYNHQEHGPPACTESGCYRGSFSCDSSPLSTSFQSRYSVASGSPYAAQPPLSPPPPSISRAMSKTVRMTLVIVLVYTICWSPFFIVQLWAAWDPNAPIQGVAFTILMLLASLNSCTNPWIYTAFSSSVSRELQALLRCRPPSARRGSLPDDSTATHTSTTKESLY, from the exons ATGGAGGCTGTCTCTGGGGTGGCAGCTTGGGACGGGCTGGCTCAGTCCTCTGCTGCCTCGGTGGCAGCAGTGGCGGCGGCCGCGTCGGGATGGGTCAACCTCACCTCCGCTCTGTCTCCGGGGCCCGCCGCCGGCCCCAATGGCACCCATGGTGGCGGGGGGTCCTACTTCTGGCTCTTCCCTGAGAACGCCACGGGGAGTCCCCTGGGCACGCCAGCCCCTGCGCGGCAGCGGGATCCGGCCCTGGCGCGGGCCGAGATCGGCGTACTGGGCCTGGTGCTGGCACTCACCACGCTGGGCAACAGCTTCGTGCTGTGGGTGCTGCTTCGCCGACGCAAGCAAAACGCGCCCATGCACGTCTTCATGGTCAACCTGTGTCTGGCTGACCTGGTGGTGGCTTTCTGCCAG GTGCTTCCCCAGCTGGTGTGGGACATCACCGAGCGCTTCCAGGGGCCCGACACGCTCTGCCGCCTGGTCAAGTACCTGCAGATCGTCGGCATGTTCGCCTCCTCTTACATGATTGTAGCCATGACGGTGGACCGGCACTACGCCATCTGCTGCCCACTACAGGCCTATCGCGGAGGGGCCGTGTCCCGATGCAACACCCCCGTCGTGGTGGCCTGGGCCCTGGCCCTCCTCTTCAGCATACCACAG gtGTTCATTTTCTCCAAGTCGGAGCTGGCGCCGGGGGATTTCGAATGCTGGGCCCACTTCATCGAGCCCTGGGGCCTCAAGGCCTACGTCACCTGGATGACCTTGGCCGTGTTTGTGTTTCCTGCTTTCATCATCACTGTTTGCCAG GTGCGAATATTCAGAGAAATCCATGACAACATCTACCTAAAATCAGAGAGGGTTGTGACAGCCGACCTCAAGAAGAATGTTGTGTTCTTCGGCCTCCAGACTGTTAAAACGGAGGATGATCGAATGAGAGGAAGAGCAGGTCACAGACCCAGGGAgcggagaggtggaggaggaggaggaggaggctacCCTCTCCAGAAAAGCGAAAACAACCACCCATGCCACCCAAACTGTAATGACTATCCAATGGAAAATACATTGGACTGCTACGACTGTCCTTGTTCGAACAGCCAGTACGGCCAGTGCCCTAGCGACGTCACCCTACAGCCCTGCTCCCATGGCAACAACAGCGCGCCCGACGTCCTCCCCACCAATCAGAACCATTCCAGCTCCACGGGGCCAGTCAGTCACTCTGTTTACAACCACCAGGAGCACGGCCCGCCCGCCTGCACGGAGTCCGGCTGCTACCGCGGCTCCTTCTCCTGCGACAGCAGCCCCCTCAGCACCTCCTTCCAGTCCCGCTACAGCGTGGCCAGCGGATCGCCCTACGCCGCCCAGCCGCCCCTCAGCCCGCCACCGCCCAGCATTTCCAGGGCCATGTCCAAGACGGTGCGCATGACACTGGTGATCGTGCTGGTCTACACCATCTGCTGGTCACCCTTCTTTATCGTACAGCTGTGGGCAGCCTGGGACCCCAACGCACCCATCCAAG GGGTGGCCTTCACCATCCTGATGCTGTTGGCCAGCCTGAACTCGTGCACCAACCCCTGGATCTACACGGCATTCTCCAGCAGTGTGTCGCGGGAGCTGCAGGCCCTGCTGCGCTGTCGGCCACCCTCCGCACGCCGCGGATCACTGCCCGACGACTCCAccgccacacacacctccaccaccaagGAGAGCCTGTACTGA
- the arhgap4a gene encoding rho GTPase-activating protein 4a isoform X2 yields MVRFEFEPVSGTMASHVKLKRDKVGAQDYDAQIKEVRSQLVEQLRVFDQQLEQKTQVLQDLSDYLRRRGEIEAEYARSLDKLAERFSSRIKRKEQSGQSVLQCWLVLLGQTRQESRDHGVISEICSTSLPQNLSLCLEHTQRLAKRTREACSTVQEELLKVTTEMQTTLKTYHQYHTEFLSAEGKLKEAEKLEEKPKGTARKVEKLIEKRQGKVQEIQFKCTKARNEYLLNLAAANSSMNKYYLQDISNLIDTSDVGYHSWVSRVLRGFMSGQTRVQQSLGGQLQQLSDVVATLDQVKDRDTLLQAHDSTFCLPLSFKYLPHEGDPVCEVSADCDMQDELETRWRQLESRLDSFTKDTEGISETLQEARSIMLTFIGDEDLGAVQDHAASQSQEPSLAKRRASLQETEGAYFTKVKEQLHFTSMISKLQAKHDLLQVALQKAKANGGNDASMRTRRSLRHQRSNRRSHSGAQVNQKLFTGNLLSFIQASKQDIPIVVKSCIRFINLNGLHHEGIFRVPGLQLEINSLRDAFENGDDPLADGVSDIDSVAGVLKLYFRTLEQPLFPEESFSQLMECGLIENESEKCAQIKAVISSYPKPVIVVMRYLFAFLNHVSQYSDENMMQPYNLAVCFGPSLIRGPEAGDASALQRINALVKSVVAQHESIFPGPAELPGLAYEKCMTLEQDDCEQNVDEAEGDLDSPSVREDLEAVALFDYTARSSTELSFRKGEQLLLHSKPSDEWWRGEASGTKGLIPHKYINITSLEATKRTSDKRNSTGDLDEVDQSPRLKACRERAGSLGVSGAHGKASLSLPKAHIIRPAKSPDVIRKHLQAHGRKSTGGELGQPDNMVIKVDKEVCQQMNNVFHELLSRHPLIDPPISNSSSSGSMAPPSSPSQSPSQTPQKRTGFGRKGRDQQNR; encoded by the exons ATGGTGAGGTTTG AGTTCGAGCCCGTCAGTGGAACGATGGCATCACATGTGAAACTGAAGAGAGACAAAGTGGGCGCACAGGACTACGACGCCCAAATCAAAG aggtgCGATCTCAGCTGGTGGAGCAGCTGAGGGTGTTTGACCAGCAGCTGGAGCAGAAGACACAGGTGCTACAGGACCTGAGTGACTACCTGCGCAGGCGGGGGGAGATCGAGGCCGAGTATGCTCGCTCCCTGGACAAGCTGGCTGAGCGCTTCAGCTCCAGAATAAAGAG GAAGGAGCAGAGCGGTCAGTCTGTGCTGCAGTGCTGGCTGGTGCTCCTTGGTCAGACCCGGCAGGAGAGCCGCGACCACGGCGTCATCAGCGAGATTTGCAGCACCAGCCTGCCCCAGAACCTGTCCCTGTGTCTGGAGCACACACAGCGCTTAGCCAAACgg ACTAGAGAGGCCTGCAGCACGGTGCAAGAGGAGCTCCTCAAGGTCACCACAGAGATGCAGACC ACGCTGAAGACCTACCACCAGTACCACACGGAGTTTCTGTCTGCAGAGGGGAAACTGAAGGAGGCAGAGAAGCTGGAGGAGAAACCGAAGGGGACGGCCAGAAAAGTGGAGAAGCTGATCGAGAAA agaCAGGGGAAAGTTCAGGAAATACAGTTCAAGTGCACTAAAGCCCGCAATGAATACCTGCTGAATCTAGCTGCTGCCAACTCGTCAATGAACAAGTATTACCTCCAGGACATCTCTAACCTCATCGAT actAGCGATGTGGGTTACCACTCGTGGGTCTCCCGGGTGCTGCGGGGCTTCATGTCAGGCCAGACCCGCGTGCAGCAGAGCCTGGGgggccagctgcagcagctgaGCGACGTCGTGGCCACCCTGGACCAGGTCAAGGACCGGGACACGCTGCTGCAGGCCCACGACAGCACCTTCTGCCTGCCCCTCAGCTTTAAGTACTTGCCCCACGAGGGAGACCCG GTGTGTGAGGTCAGTGCAGATTGTGACATGCAGGATGAGCTGGAAACTCGTTGGAGACAGCTGGAGTCCAGACTTGACAGTTTCACCAAGGACACAGAAGGG ATCAGTGAGACACTACAGGAAGCTCGCTCTATCATGCTCACCTTTATTGGTGATGAGGACTTGGGTGCTGTCCAGGACCACGCGGCTAGCCAGAGCCAGGAGCCCAGCTTAGCCAAGCGCAGAGCCAGTCTGCAGGAAACCGAGGGGGCCTACTTCACA AAAGTGAAGGAACAACTCCACTTCACCTCCATGATATCCAAACTCCAAGCCAAGCATGACCTTCTACAGGTGGCCCTACAGAAAG CCAAGGCTAATGGTGGGAACGATGCCAG CATGCGCACTAGAAGGTCTCTGAGACACCAGCGAAGCAATCGGAGGAGTCATTCAGGAGCCCAAGTTAACCAGAAGCTCTTCACTGGAAACCTGCTCTCTTTCATCCAG GCTTCCAAGCAGGACATCCCTATTGTGGTGAAGAGCTGCATTCGTTTCATCAACCTGAACG GTTTGCATCATGAGGGGATATTCCGTGTGCCTGGGCTGCAGCTGGAGATCAACTCGTTGAGAGATGCCTTTGAGAATG gtgatgacCCGCTGGCAGATGGCGTGTCAGACATTGACTCTGTGGCCGGCGTGTTGAAGCTGTACTTCAGAACTTTGGAGCAGCCACTGTTCCCTGAGGAGAGCTTTAGCCAGCTGATGGAGTGTGGCT TAATTGAGAATGAGTCTGAGAAATGTGCGCAGATCAAGGCTGTCATATCTTCCTACCCCAAGCCTGTCATCGTCGTCATGAGATACCTCTTCGCATTCCTCAATCA CGTGTCGCAGTACAGCGACGAGAACATGATGCAGCCCTACAACCTGGCCGTGTGCTTCGGGCCCAGCCTGATCCGCGGCCCCGAGGCCGGCGACGCCTCGGCCCTGCAGCGGATCAACGCGCTGGTCAAGAGCGTCGTCGCTCAGCACGAGAGCATCTTCCCCGGGCCGGCCGAGCTACCGGGCCTGGCCTACGAGAAGTGCATGACCCTGGAGCAGGACGACTG TGAACAAAATGTTGACGAGGCAGAAGGGGATCTAGACAGCCCTTCAGTGAGAGAAG acCTGGAGGCAGTTGCACTTTTCGACTACACTGCCCGTTCATCCACTGAGCTGTCCTTCAGGAAGGGAGAGCAGCTCCTCCTCCACAGCAAGCCCTCAGACGAGTGGTGGCGGGGAGAGGCCAGTGGCACCAAGGGGCTCATACCACACAAGTACATCAACATCACAAG TCTCGAGGCTACTAAAAGAACATCTGATAAGAGGAACAGCACTGGAGATCTTGACGAGGTGGACCAAAGCCCACG ACTCAAGGCCTGCCGTGAGAGGGCCGGGTCACTCGGGGTCAGCGGCGCCCACGGAAAGGCCTCCCTGTCCCTGCCAAAGGCCCACATCATCCGGCCAGCGAAATCCCCAGATGTCATTCGGAAGCATTTACA AGCACACGGCAGGAAGTCCACTGGAGGAGAGCTGGGGCAGCCAGACAACATGGTCATTAAGGTGGACAAA gaggtgtGTCAGCAGATGAACAATGTCTTCCACGAGCTCCTCTCCCGGCACCCCCTCATCGATCCCCCCATCTCCAATTCCTCTTCATCCGGATCTAtggctcccccctcctctccctcccagtCTCCGTCTCAGACCCCTCAGAAGAGGACAGGCTTCGGCCGGAAAGGGAGAGATCAGCAGAACAGATAG
- the arhgap4a gene encoding rho GTPase-activating protein 4a isoform X3 translates to MASHVKLKRDKVGAQDYDAQIKEVRSQLVEQLRVFDQQLEQKTQVLQDLSDYLRRRGEIEAEYARSLDKLAERFSSRIKRKEQSGQSVLQCWLVLLGQTRQESRDHGVISEICSTSLPQNLSLCLEHTQRLAKRTREACSTVQEELLKVTTEMQTTLKTYHQYHTEFLSAEGKLKEAEKLEEKPKGTARKVEKLIEKRQGKVQEIQFKCTKARNEYLLNLAAANSSMNKYYLQDISNLIDTSDVGYHSWVSRVLRGFMSGQTRVQQSLGGQLQQLSDVVATLDQVKDRDTLLQAHDSTFCLPLSFKYLPHEGDPVCEVSADCDMQDELETRWRQLESRLDSFTKDTEGISETLQEARSIMLTFIGDEDLGAVQDHAASQSQEPSLAKRRASLQETEGAYFTKVKEQLHFTSMISKLQAKHDLLQVALQKAKANGGNDASMRTRRSLRHQRSNRRSHSGAQVNQKLFTGNLLSFIQASKQDIPIVVKSCIRFINLNGLHHEGIFRVPGLQLEINSLRDAFENGDDPLADGVSDIDSVAGVLKLYFRTLEQPLFPEESFSQLMECGLIENESEKCAQIKAVISSYPKPVIVVMRYLFAFLNHVSQYSDENMMQPYNLAVCFGPSLIRGPEAGDASALQRINALVKSVVAQHESIFPGPAELPGLAYEKCMTLEQDDCEQNVDEAEGDLDSPSVREDLEAVALFDYTARSSTELSFRKGEQLLLHSKPSDEWWRGEASGTKGLIPHKYINITSSLEATKRTSDKRNSTGDLDEVDQSPRLKACRERAGSLGVSGAHGKASLSLPKAHIIRPAKSPDVIRKHLQAHGRKSTGGELGQPDNMVIKVDKEVCQQMNNVFHELLSRHPLIDPPISNSSSSGSMAPPSSPSQSPSQTPQKRTGFGRKGRDQQNR, encoded by the exons ATGGCATCACATGTGAAACTGAAGAGAGACAAAGTGGGCGCACAGGACTACGACGCCCAAATCAAAG aggtgCGATCTCAGCTGGTGGAGCAGCTGAGGGTGTTTGACCAGCAGCTGGAGCAGAAGACACAGGTGCTACAGGACCTGAGTGACTACCTGCGCAGGCGGGGGGAGATCGAGGCCGAGTATGCTCGCTCCCTGGACAAGCTGGCTGAGCGCTTCAGCTCCAGAATAAAGAG GAAGGAGCAGAGCGGTCAGTCTGTGCTGCAGTGCTGGCTGGTGCTCCTTGGTCAGACCCGGCAGGAGAGCCGCGACCACGGCGTCATCAGCGAGATTTGCAGCACCAGCCTGCCCCAGAACCTGTCCCTGTGTCTGGAGCACACACAGCGCTTAGCCAAACgg ACTAGAGAGGCCTGCAGCACGGTGCAAGAGGAGCTCCTCAAGGTCACCACAGAGATGCAGACC ACGCTGAAGACCTACCACCAGTACCACACGGAGTTTCTGTCTGCAGAGGGGAAACTGAAGGAGGCAGAGAAGCTGGAGGAGAAACCGAAGGGGACGGCCAGAAAAGTGGAGAAGCTGATCGAGAAA agaCAGGGGAAAGTTCAGGAAATACAGTTCAAGTGCACTAAAGCCCGCAATGAATACCTGCTGAATCTAGCTGCTGCCAACTCGTCAATGAACAAGTATTACCTCCAGGACATCTCTAACCTCATCGAT actAGCGATGTGGGTTACCACTCGTGGGTCTCCCGGGTGCTGCGGGGCTTCATGTCAGGCCAGACCCGCGTGCAGCAGAGCCTGGGgggccagctgcagcagctgaGCGACGTCGTGGCCACCCTGGACCAGGTCAAGGACCGGGACACGCTGCTGCAGGCCCACGACAGCACCTTCTGCCTGCCCCTCAGCTTTAAGTACTTGCCCCACGAGGGAGACCCG GTGTGTGAGGTCAGTGCAGATTGTGACATGCAGGATGAGCTGGAAACTCGTTGGAGACAGCTGGAGTCCAGACTTGACAGTTTCACCAAGGACACAGAAGGG ATCAGTGAGACACTACAGGAAGCTCGCTCTATCATGCTCACCTTTATTGGTGATGAGGACTTGGGTGCTGTCCAGGACCACGCGGCTAGCCAGAGCCAGGAGCCCAGCTTAGCCAAGCGCAGAGCCAGTCTGCAGGAAACCGAGGGGGCCTACTTCACA AAAGTGAAGGAACAACTCCACTTCACCTCCATGATATCCAAACTCCAAGCCAAGCATGACCTTCTACAGGTGGCCCTACAGAAAG CCAAGGCTAATGGTGGGAACGATGCCAG CATGCGCACTAGAAGGTCTCTGAGACACCAGCGAAGCAATCGGAGGAGTCATTCAGGAGCCCAAGTTAACCAGAAGCTCTTCACTGGAAACCTGCTCTCTTTCATCCAG GCTTCCAAGCAGGACATCCCTATTGTGGTGAAGAGCTGCATTCGTTTCATCAACCTGAACG GTTTGCATCATGAGGGGATATTCCGTGTGCCTGGGCTGCAGCTGGAGATCAACTCGTTGAGAGATGCCTTTGAGAATG gtgatgacCCGCTGGCAGATGGCGTGTCAGACATTGACTCTGTGGCCGGCGTGTTGAAGCTGTACTTCAGAACTTTGGAGCAGCCACTGTTCCCTGAGGAGAGCTTTAGCCAGCTGATGGAGTGTGGCT TAATTGAGAATGAGTCTGAGAAATGTGCGCAGATCAAGGCTGTCATATCTTCCTACCCCAAGCCTGTCATCGTCGTCATGAGATACCTCTTCGCATTCCTCAATCA CGTGTCGCAGTACAGCGACGAGAACATGATGCAGCCCTACAACCTGGCCGTGTGCTTCGGGCCCAGCCTGATCCGCGGCCCCGAGGCCGGCGACGCCTCGGCCCTGCAGCGGATCAACGCGCTGGTCAAGAGCGTCGTCGCTCAGCACGAGAGCATCTTCCCCGGGCCGGCCGAGCTACCGGGCCTGGCCTACGAGAAGTGCATGACCCTGGAGCAGGACGACTG TGAACAAAATGTTGACGAGGCAGAAGGGGATCTAGACAGCCCTTCAGTGAGAGAAG acCTGGAGGCAGTTGCACTTTTCGACTACACTGCCCGTTCATCCACTGAGCTGTCCTTCAGGAAGGGAGAGCAGCTCCTCCTCCACAGCAAGCCCTCAGACGAGTGGTGGCGGGGAGAGGCCAGTGGCACCAAGGGGCTCATACCACACAAGTACATCAACATCACAAG CAGTCTCGAGGCTACTAAAAGAACATCTGATAAGAGGAACAGCACTGGAGATCTTGACGAGGTGGACCAAAGCCCACG ACTCAAGGCCTGCCGTGAGAGGGCCGGGTCACTCGGGGTCAGCGGCGCCCACGGAAAGGCCTCCCTGTCCCTGCCAAAGGCCCACATCATCCGGCCAGCGAAATCCCCAGATGTCATTCGGAAGCATTTACA AGCACACGGCAGGAAGTCCACTGGAGGAGAGCTGGGGCAGCCAGACAACATGGTCATTAAGGTGGACAAA gaggtgtGTCAGCAGATGAACAATGTCTTCCACGAGCTCCTCTCCCGGCACCCCCTCATCGATCCCCCCATCTCCAATTCCTCTTCATCCGGATCTAtggctcccccctcctctccctcccagtCTCCGTCTCAGACCCCTCAGAAGAGGACAGGCTTCGGCCGGAAAGGGAGAGATCAGCAGAACAGATAG